Proteins encoded by one window of Catalinimonas alkaloidigena:
- a CDS encoding DUF6660 family protein, translated as MKWWAYVWSLHLLMLVLLPCREQPLRLRAEAGVQVEASLPHEQAHDDALCSPLCSCACCAHAVQAAFGVVALPPHPAVNASFRSRDVSGQSTHTAHFWHPPQ; from the coding sequence ATGAAGTGGTGGGCGTACGTCTGGTCCTTACATCTGCTGATGCTGGTTCTGTTGCCGTGCCGGGAACAACCCCTCCGGCTCCGGGCGGAAGCAGGCGTGCAGGTGGAGGCCTCCCTACCGCACGAGCAGGCTCACGACGACGCCCTGTGCTCCCCCCTCTGTAGTTGTGCCTGTTGTGCACATGCGGTACAGGCTGCTTTCGGTGTAGTCGCCTTGCCGCCTCATCCTGCCGTGAACGCATCCTTTCGTTCACGTGATGTGTCTGGGCAATCGACCCATACGGCCCATTTCTGGCACCCCCCACAGTAA